A region from the Catellatospora sp. TT07R-123 genome encodes:
- a CDS encoding 4a-hydroxytetrahydrobiopterin dehydratase, producing the protein MVELLNPGELERGLTGLHGWTGDVHEISRTVNLPSFAAALDAVARIGELAERMNHHPDIDIRYQTLMFHCATHACGGVTDLDLRLAAEIDSILAA; encoded by the coding sequence ATGGTCGAACTGTTGAATCCGGGTGAGCTGGAGCGGGGGCTGACCGGCCTGCATGGCTGGACGGGCGACGTGCACGAGATCTCCCGTACCGTGAATCTGCCCAGCTTCGCCGCGGCGCTGGACGCCGTCGCGCGCATCGGTGAGCTCGCCGAGCGGATGAACCACCATCCCGACATCGACATCCGCTATCAGACGCTGATGTTCCACTGCGCCACCCATGCCTGCGGCGGAGTAACCGACCTCGACCTGCGCCTGGCCGCCGAGATCGACTCCATCCTCGCCGCCTGA